The Antarcticibacterium sp. 1MA-6-2 genome has a window encoding:
- a CDS encoding DUF6755 family protein, with product MSNFRRSQNEAHPNKTNTILTGIILLQILLISMQIWLLFGALNNALEENFYFALTTFIGSAIMAIFAIWILKYLPEPLKKGPTKKPIVDVSRNP from the coding sequence ATGAGTAATTTTAGAAGATCCCAAAACGAAGCGCATCCAAATAAAACCAATACAATCCTCACAGGAATTATATTGCTGCAAATACTTTTAATCAGTATGCAAATTTGGTTATTGTTTGGGGCGTTAAATAATGCTCTGGAAGAGAATTTCTACTTTGCTTTGACTACATTTATAGGTTCAGCTATCATGGCAATTTTCGCAATCTGGATCCTGAAGTATTTACCTGAACCATTAAAAAAGGGTCCCACTAAAAAGCCTATTGTTGATGTTAGCAGAAATCCTTAG